The genomic DNA AGAAGAACAATTCTCTCTAACTTCGGAAGGAGAGGCTCTTATTGATACGGGGTCTAAATGGCAATCCATTGTACCAATGCGTTTTTGGCTGGATAAAATTTCTTCGACCAAGGACGAAAATTTGCCCGTGGAGCTGCTCGTGCCTGCATTTGTCGCCTGCAAAGAGCTTTGGCACACATATCGAAACTTCTTCGAGGAGTTTGAGTACGAAAACGCGAGCTCAGTGCACAAAGGGTTAGAAGTTGCAAACACGTTATTGAAAAACGAATTCAGAAAACTTCCAAACATGGAAGGCAAGGTCGATGCGCTTTGTAACCATGTGGGTGATTTGTTTTATTCGTATCGTAGTGAACTTAAGCTCAGCACGAAGTATGAGGCTGTTAACAGGCATAGCCAAGCAGTTTTCATTCGGATGATAGTCGCTCTTCTGCGATGGGTCAGGGGCGAAGAGTTAGAGGAGATAAACAGACTTCGCTATGCGAGTTCAGATGATCCACCAGAAGAAGATCTGATAAAAAACTATGGAGACAAGTATGGTCAAAAAGCCGCTTGGCTAGCTGATATGTGTCTTCGCTTCTTTTTCTCCAACACTCTCTTAAGCGAAAAGCATGCAAGAGATTTGACCAGTTTGGCTATGCGCCTCCGCTATGGCTTGCCTCTTAAAGGGCTCGCCTTCTTCAAAGGAAGCCCTATGGGATTCAGGCTGTCTCGCAAGGAAGTCATTAGCTTACTAAAACACGGAGCTACCCCAGAAACAATCATACTGAGCGATAATCCTGCGGGTATGGCCGAAAAGTTCTCAAAAGATGCTGCAGATGAGATTAATACCTCAGAACTTACTGTCCCTCCAGAAAAAATTGTCACGAACATTTTCAAGTATTACTGTAATAGTTTGGAGAATTTATGCGGTGCTTTTAGCCGAGGGGCATCTTATAGAAATGACTGGGAATATATGCCCAAAGCTATTCGCAACATATTTGATACCTGTGAAGATATAAATTCAGAGAAGTCCGATTGGGATAAAGCTATAGAAGAGTTCATAGCCAACTACATTAAGGCTACGCAGTTTGGAGAATTAAAAATCACAACACAGAGTGACGACCACACCCTTCGGCTTTCACGAGGCGAAGGGACAGAAATCATCTTACGTTTCAAAACACCCTATACTGAAGAGGATGCGAGTGGGATGCGAAACAATATCGTTGTCCGGCTCCCTTGGAAGGGGAATAATGTGGAGCAACGTGGCGACATTGAAATGAATATCTTCGGTATTCTTTCTTTAACAATCCTTCTTCGTGGCGGCTCTCTTAGCATGAAGGCAACTAAGAGTTGGTTACTTGACGCAAAAGAAAAGGGTAAAAGGACATGCTCACATCATGACTTACTGGCAATTAAATCCGTTAAAAGCAAAGTTCCGTCAGAGGTTTTAGAGGCTATGCTCGCCATAGCCGAGCCTGAAGGCTAGTATACGGAGTAGTTGCAAATGATTACTCAGTTAAGAGAATGTTGGGCGAAAGTAAGCCGAAGGTCAACAAGTCATTGGTGACCTTCGTTCAACTCTTTGTTTAGGCGATAGAAGATAAATTACTTCACTGGGCGCAATCAGTTTTATAATAATGCTACACCACACTTGAGAAAACTGCGCCCCATTATGATATCAATCCCTGCTATTCTGAAGCGTCTATCAACGGTTGGTTAGAGACACTTTCCAAGTTCGGTGACGTTGACCACCCTTTGCTGCCGAGTTGCAAAGCCAAATCATGCAAAATCTCCACCACCATTGAGCGGGGCATATTGTAGTTCCGCTCAAAACCTTTGTAGTCCCAGCCTTCTGCCAAAACCCGGTCAGCGTAACGTTGAATTGCGCCCGGCACTGTGTTGGCTGCATGCTTAGCCGAAACGCCTTTGCGCTGCATGAAGTCGACAGCTCCTTTGGCTGCTGCCCAAATCATTTTGACGACCTGTGATGTAGAAAAATTTTCGAGCGCAGATTCAAGCACCTGCAACGTTTTGGGGCCAGGATTGTAAGGAAGTTTTCGCTCTTCCAAATAGTAGCGAAGATACTGAAGGCTTTCTTCAAGTGCGAACTTCTTCCACAAATCGTACAAATCCTCAGCTCCATCGAACCTCCAATGGTGCGGCCAGTTCTTAGTTCGAAAAGCTTGCTCAATCTCTTTTAACAGCTCTGCAGCCGTGTCTTCGTCAGGCGCAAACGTTGTTTCGTAGTGAACCTTAAAAATATAGTAAGACAAAGTGTCATCATCCCCCAAATCAAACGCTTCTATGGGGGACTGGTAAGCAGCCACTCCAATCACGCCAGCGTCACGAAGCTCTCTCAGTAGCAATGAAGTCTGATCTGTCGAGGTGGTAATATTGTCTTGAATCCCATTTGGACTGAAGGTTCCAAGTGCAAGCAGGCTCTCAGCTCTAGAAGCCCGCATCAATGCCAGCAAGTACACTGCTTCGGTGATTTGAAAGTCATAAATCGTGTACGGCGTCGAAGGCCTATCATGCCCAAATGAATAGTGTGCCCTTGAGCGCACAACTTCCTCATGGCTTTGACGAAGGCGAGCTTCTTCCTTTGCCTCAATCCTCCTCCTTTCCGTGCAGGCAGCGCAGTTGCATGTCTTCCATGAATAATACTCGGCGAACTCCCTATGCCCGCATTTATCGCAGAAGAGGTCACAGTCCAATGATGACGGTTCTGTCCTCGCAGGGCGCTCTTTGTACAAAGCGCCACTACAATATGGACAATGCTCATCAGTGATGCTTGGGGGAAGCAGTTTACGCAGTTGGGTGGGATGGACATCAATTTCAAACTGCTCAAGAATATCTACAACTTTGTTCGTCTTGTCGTAGTAACAAGCCACAAGCAATTCGATGTCGTCTGGAGAGAGATGGGCAATTTTGGGATCAACTTCTGGTGGCATGGGTACTCCAGGATAGAGTCAGATCTGCTTAGAAATTTATAACGAGTCGCTGTTAGTTTTCATGTTGGAAGCCAACGGTATTCTTTTTTGGCGTACGCTGGAAGTCTAGCATTGCGCTATTTAGCACCTTCAAAGGCGCCACTTCTATCTTTCTTTGCACACAGCAAAAAAGTTTGGATTTTCAAGACAGCATAGTGTTATATGACGACCACTATTTATTCAAATAAAACTTAGCGATAGCAACTGCGAGTAGGCCTCAATGCTTCATAGGTACCAAATCCGACAAATTAAATTTAAGTCCGGAGAACGTCATGCTGTTCTGATTCATCCAAATGGAAGCGTTCCATTTTACCCCTCGTATTATGCGATGAGCGTTTCTCGAATTGGGAAATCCGTAAATACCGTTGTATCTGAACTGACAGCTATCAAGCACCTATACACGTGGGCCGACACAACTGGAGTAGACCTTCACGAAAGCATTGTCTCTGGCAAGATGCTAAGTCTCTCTCAAATCGACAGCTTGGTCCATGCGTGCCAACTTTCGTATAAGAACCTCGTTGCGGACATTGAAAGTAGCTCCACTTCAGCCAACAAGGTCCTTGAACTACGGGCGAAGTTCGGTGACTTCGTTAGCTCAGGAACTCAAAGCATAAGGCTGAACTACATAATTAAATATCTCGACTGGCTCATCTTTGAACTTTTCAAAAAATCAGATGCCAAGAATTTTTCAGAAGTCACTGAGAAAAAGAAAGATTTTTTGCAATGCATTAAAGCACGAATTCCCAACATGAGGCCTGATAGCTACAGTGCCATAAGCACTCCAAAAGGGTATGATCTTACTGTACACCGCAGAATTCTTGATGTTATCGAACCTACACATCCAGACAACCCATGGCGAGGAGATTTCGTGCGCCACAGGAATTGTTTGTATGTAAACATGTGCCTCGCCCTAGGGTTGAGGCTGGGGGACACTGAAAGCCTAGAAGTAACACACATTGTCCGTACAGCGAATCCGCCATATCTCCAAATTCACAGGAAGCCAGACAACCCTGAAGATCCGCGTATTCGAGAACCAAATATAAAAACACTACCGCGAACATTAGTGATCGAACGAGCTTGGTTCCATCTTCTTTGCGACTACATAGATATTCATCGTCGCAAGCTCCCCGCAACGAAAAGGCATCCCTTTTTGTTTGTTTCGAGATCAGGGCAACCCATTTCGCGAGATTCTGCTCGCCGGATAGTTACTGGCCTAAGGCAGGTTGATGGAATTCCAGACGACATAACTCAGCACACCCTCAGGCACGCGTGGAACGAAAGATTCAGTGAGATTTGTGACGAGCGAGGTGTTTCACCAGAACAAGAAGCATTTGCTCGACGTGAATACATGGGATGGTCCCCTTCTTCGGGTATGCCTGCTCGTTACAACCGGCGGCGCTTAAAAAGAAAAGCCGATGAGTACTCTCTCGAAATGCAAAGTAAAATTATCCGGAAGAAATGATGCCTCAACTTCAACCGCAGTTTCTCGAATTGCCAACCCAAGCTACAACGCGAGATGGGCTTGAGTATGATCCTAGTGATGACGTTTGGGTCTTTGAAACCGCGTCCGTTATCCGTCGGTTTTATTTCAATAAAATAAAAAATATCTTGTCAGACGAACTGTTTCTTAGCTTCAAAAAGTTTTTCATTCACCATCTTTCAAACCACCATGTGTCCACTAGCCACTTGTATATGCAAATTCTGGTTAGTTTTATCTCCAGATTGAACATCACTAACATGAGCGAAGTTAAAGTCAGTGCAATCGTTAGCCATATCAATTCAGATGTTCCTAAACATCATAAAATATATCTGCCTCTGCTTTTCAAACAGCTTCACGAGCTTGGCCTACCAGGCTTGGAGCTAGACGCCATAAGAAGCCTTGAACGAATCAGGGCTCCCAAGATAAGCCATAATTATCTCACTCTTTCCTTCGACCCTATAGAGGGACCATACAGTGAACAAGAATCACAGAACCTTCATGATGAAGTCGACCGCGTGTATGGTGATGAGTTGATTGACTCCAAAAAATACCTTCTCTTCTTACTGTGCGAAGTCTTTGGAGCTAGGCCTCAACAGATAATTGACTTAAAAATTCAAGACTTTCTGGTAAAATCAAGAGGTGAAGGAGTGGAGTACAGCCTGAACATTCCACGAGCGAAAGGAAAGAATAGACCTCGGCGATCAGAGTTCACTGAACGTCCTCTCACTCCTGACTTCGCTCATATAATCGAAAACTGGGTAGACCAAGTAAAAGATGAGTTCAGGGCACTGGATGATAATACTCGCTATAATCTTCAAGAACTCCCTTTTTTTCCGTTTTGGAAACGATCTAAAGGCGTCGAGCCTGGATTTGAATATCATTCGACATACGGTTCATTGAATGGCCATTTGAAAGCGGTGCAGAAAAAAATTGATGTCATTTCTGAAAGGACAGGGGGAAAGCTAAATGTCACGTTCTATCGCTCAAGACGAACTCTTGGCACACGCATGGGGGCAAATGGTGCCAGCGAAAATGAAATCGCTATCGTGCTAGATCATTCCAACACAAATTCCTGCAAACACTACATCCAGCCTGGCCACGAGCTATACTGGCTCATGGACAAAGAGCTGTCCCCCTATATTGATCCACTTGTGCAAGCCTTTAAAGGAGAGGTGGTAGAAAGGAAAAACATATTTGGGACCAATCAAACTTATCAAGAAGTTCGCGCAGACGACCCAAGAAGTGGGGAGTGTGGGCTATGCGTCCGACCTTCTGGCTGTGCCATTTATGGAGAAAATGATGACCCTGAAACTCTTTTAACTGGCTTACCTTTTTCTTGCTATCGTTGTTGGAACTTTAAAGCGTTTGACGACCTAGATATTCACGAAGAGCACCTGGCAATCATGAAGAAAGAGCGCGACTTGCACTTGCGAGGTTACAAGCAAAATGGGCCTGCTACACAGCCGCTCATTGCGATGCAGTTTGATGTTGTTATCAGGGCCATTGAAGAGGTCCTTTCAAAGATTCTTGAAAATGATATCTCTACGTTCGATTTTGGCGGGGCCGCATATAATGCCTAAGAATATCACCCCTGAGATCCTCGCCCTGCTGGAACCTTACCTAGAGAAGCTTGATGCATCATGGGATGCCCAACCCGAAGGCATGCGCCAGCCCACATTACCCGTGACAGTTGACAGAAAAATTAACGTGCGAGCCATTGCAAAAGCCATTGGCCTGCGCCAAACCCAAGAGCAACATTTCTTTCGCAAGCCAGAGCTTGCCGCCCCCATAAACGCACTATGTTCAGTCCAAGGAGTTAAGCCTATTGGCTCCCGTGTGCTAGCAGAGCATGGCGACAAAGCCGCTGCAAAGCGTCTTGTAAGAACCGCAACGGAAAAGAACGATCTTGCTCGCGCTCTTGCTGAAAAAGAGGCTAAGATTGAATCTTTGCGCGAAGAGAATGCGATGCTTCTTTCAAGGTTGGCTCAATTCGAATCCATTGGAACCTCTATCCGTACCAAATGGCCGGAAGACTAGTGCAGATTAAAGTCAAGCGCATAGTCAGCCAAAAGGCTTTCGGTATAATCTTTGCTGGAGAAGCCCTCACTGGCAAACAGGTCGGCGATCAAATCCTGGTCAAAGCCATTGCTTCGCGCATTGTGGGCGTGCCCTCCTTGGGGGAAACATGGGAAATCTCTGGGGGCATTAAAAGGACTAGATGGGGTGACCAGGTGGAGGCTGAATATGCTTACCGCATAAAGCCTACAGGTGAACTCCTAATACATTTCCTGTCTAATAATTGCCCCGGCGTAGGGCTAACCAGAGCCAAACGTTTATGGGACAAATGGGGCAATGGTCTGGCTGAAGCGCTGTCCAATGGAAACATCGAAGAGATAGCTCAAGTCATTGCGCCTAATCGCCCACTTCTCTCTGTTCGGCTTGCTTCTCTAGTCTGCCGTGAATGGAAACGGCAGGAAGCTGAATCCAATTTAGCTGCATGGTTTCAATCTCATGGGATTGACTCCCCAAGGCTGCTCCAATTGTGTTCAACAACATTCGGAACAAATGCTGTGGGTCGGCTCCGTAGCAACCCATGGTGCCTGTCCTCAATGATGGATTGGGAACAATGCGATACACTCGGCCTCAAAGTTCTAGCTGAGATCGGATCGGCTGCACCTTACGCTTCAAACAAACGACTCCTTGGAGCCGTTGATTCTGCAGTTAGAGACATTTTAACGTCCGGCTCTACCTCCATCGGCCTATTCGGCCTGGAGGAACTCCTGAAAAACAAGCTGGACGATTCTAAGTTAGTGTATGACGCCGTGCGGCTTGGTCTTGAATATGGTGCAATTCTCCATAGCGACAAGAAGTGGATGCCGCCTGGATCGGCTTACATGGAAAGGTCGGTAATTGGTGCTTTGCGACAGCTTCAAGACGATGGCCAACTCAAAGCCGATGAGCAAAACATCAGAGATATACTAACAAAGCTAAGTGCTGGTCATATCAATCCCGATGAGAAACAAATTCAGGCCATGCTTCACATTCTTCGTTCGCCTTTGTCCTGCTTGGTGGGCGGTGCCGGAACTGGCAAGACAACAATTCTGCGATACGTAGTGCGACTCTGGCACCGGTTGGGTGGAAACGTCCTCATGGCAACCCTTTCGGGAAAAGCTGCATTGAAGCTGAGTCAAAGCACTGGTCTGTTGGCAAAGACGTTAACCCGCACCTTGGCCGAACTCGAAGAAGAGAACGGAAAAGACTACGACCTAGCAGAAATCAACGAAAGGACACTGGTTGTTATTGATGAGGCCAGCATGGTTGATTTGGTAACTTTTCATGCGCTGATGAAGCACATGAAAAGAGGTTCAAGATTGCTTCTGTCTGGCGATCCTGCGCAACTCCCACCAATTGGCTTCGGTCTTGTCTTCCATCGGCTCGTTGAGGATGAATCCATCACCGTCACCTTGAGCAAAATTTATCGGCAGACCGCAGACAGCGGTATTCCCTTGGTGGCAAAGGCTCTGCGCGAAAGGCGTATGCCTTCTGTCTCTCAGTACCAAGGCAGGGGCGAAGGTGTTTCCTTCATCCCGGCTTCGCTGGAATCAATCTCGACAATCATTGAGCAGGTCGTGGACGACTTCGGCGGCTTTGAGGACCTGATGATCGTCACCGCAATCAATCGTGGCCCGGCTGGTGTGGATCAGCTCAACCGCCTGTTCCATAACAGGTATATGCAGCAAACCCATTTGCCCGAACTCAAGGGCAGCTTGGGCCAACACTTCTGCCCTGGAGAGCCGGTGATCCATCTCAAGAACGACTATCAGCGAACTATCTTCAACGGCAGCTTGGGCACGGTTCTGGACGTGGATCGTGACGAACACAACCTCACGGCAAACCTTGATGGCAAAGTTGTCAGCTTTGACGCGGACCAACTGATCGACCTTTCACTGGCTTATGCCATCACTTGCCACAAGTGCCAGGGCAGCCAAGTTAAGCGAGTTATTGTCCCGGTTTACCAAACCAGATTGCTTGACCCTTCATGGCTATACACGGCCATCACAAGAGCCGAAATGCAGGTTGTATTGGTCGGAGACGAAAAAGAGATCGAAAAAGCCTTAGAACGGGAATTCGCGGCTGATTGTCGCGGTGTAGGATTTAGGTGGTATAATGAGCAAAACGCAGATTATCCAATTCAAACCCAAGCGTGAAGTAGACGCAATTGAGAACGTCAACGCTTTCATCGAAATGGCCAAGAATGAATTGACGGTTTTCGGTGCTAATCTCGATTGGGATGCTATTGTTTGGGACTTAAGCAAACATGCTGTCAGGAGAGATGGGAAAAGCAACAACATCCTTTGGGGAACAATTGACACTAAAAACAAATGGTCTGCTGTAGCGATGGAGAAGCCTATTCTTGACTATGCCAAGGCCTACCTAAGGGAACTTGCTGGTCTTGAATGGAAGCTCTCGTACAATCAAGATGTGTATGCACTTAGAGCTTTAGAAAAGGCTTTAGTTGACAGCGGCAAAGAGCCCTGCCCAACAAATGTAGACATTGATATCCTTAATTACGCCTGTCAGCTGATTGAAAACAAATGGGCGGGAAACAAATACCAAATTGCAAAAAAACTGGAATTGATTGGTATTCATTTGGTCAGTAATCTTATGGTCAAATGCATCCCTTTCCAATGGAAGTCGCCTGTAAAAAACAAAGATTGGGAAGGGAGGAAAATCGGTGAGGCTTATGATCAATATCGCTCTGACAAAGTCCCAACCGACACATGCCTTTACGCTATAGCAGATATTTACCATTCAACTGAATCAATGCCGGAAATTATTGCAGCTTCTTACGCAATATTACTCCTATCTAATCCTTGCCGTGCCACTGAAGCTTTAACGCAAAGACATAACTGCGAGATGTTTGATCATCTGGGCATCCCTGGTTCCTACGCGCTGAACTGGCTGCCACTAAAAGGCGGTGATCCTGTACAAAAAATAATCCTTCCGGTTTGGGAGGATGTTGTCAAAGACATGATGAAGCGGCTTACTTCAATAACTCAAGAAGCTAGAGATATTGCTAAATGGTATGAAGAGAATCCCGGACACATGTATCTCCCAAAGGAGTATGAACACTTACGGAACGAGGAGTGGATAGATTTCCCAACCGTCCGCGAACTTCTTGATGTGAGTCGAATTACACTGACGAGGCTCAAGCAAAAGCACAAATTTAAAACGATAGGTGGTAGCTTCAAACCAGCGCAAATGAAGTTCAGCGACCTTGAGAAAGTTGTTCTCGCGAAACTACCAAAGAACTTTCCTTACCTAAATAAGCAAGGGCTTAAATATGGTGAAATGCTCTTTATTGTTCCATATTACTTTTTTAAAGCAGACACAGATTCCTTCTCTAAAGTGCTCTTTGAACCAGTTACATACAGCCATTTACAGTATCTTTTTGGTGGATACGAGGCTCACCCTACAAAGTCCATGTTCTATAATAATGGTCTAAATGAGCCTGATGGAACCCCTATTGTTTTTCGCCCCCACTCTGCTCGCCACTGGCAAAACACGACAATGCTTTACAAGCGAACCTCACGAACATTTATAAACTACTACTCTGGTAGAAAAAATGAAAAACACTTGAGTAGCTATGACCACTTAACAGCAAAAGAAGTGAATGATGGATACCTGGAAATCATTGGAGACAGAGGCTTGTTGCAAACAGATGCTGGAACCCAAAAGGCTCTCTCGGTTTACAACAAGGCAGAAACAATTGCTCTCATGCTTGAGTCAAAATTTAGTAATGCACACGTTACAAAAATTGGATTCTGCACACACGACATGCTGACTCCATGTAGAAAGCGTGGGGCACACTATACATGCAGCCGTCACGTCTATATCAAAGGGGACGAACGGCTTGACCTGTTTTTGGCCGAAGACATCGCAATCCTGAAAGAAAAAATCCGATTCATGGAAGAAGAAAAGCCAATGCCACAAGGCAAGGATCTCCGTCTTATTCAGACGAAACAGGAATTGGCGATCCTTAGCAATATCGTTTCAATTTTGAATAACCCGTCCTATCCAACCGGTTCATACTTTATGATTGATCCGAGGCTTGAGTCTTCAACAATGAAAGTGGCGTACTACGAGCAAACAAATGAATTCTTAGGCGGTAGGCCCGATGATTCTGTATACCTAGCAAAGGTAGGTGAATTATGTCTCGACATCTAACCCCTGACGCCATAGATGCCATCGTTGTCTTGATCGAAAAATGGGAAGGCAAGCTCTCCTGGCCTTTGCTGGTAAATGCTGTCTTTCTAGTAATTGGCAGCAAGTACAGTCGGCAAACATTGTCCAGTAAGGCCAAAATTCAAGCAGCTTTTGACGAGCGAAAACAGCAACTCAAAACAGGAAGCAAGGCTCCGAAATATTACACAACTAGAGAAGTAGATTTAGCCCTTCAGCAACTGGAGCGCCTGAAACTTGAGAATAAAGCATTGAAAAAGGAAAGGGATACTTTGCTCGGCCAAATATCTATATGGTCTTACAACGCAGCCATAAAAGGCCTGTCAGAGAGAGAATTAAACGCTCCTATCCCAAGTGCAAATAGAAAATAACTGACCAACCTTCTCTACAAACAAATGTGGGCCGTGCAAATTGATTTGCACGGCCCACATTTGTTGTATGGAACTAATTTTTCTACATGGGAGAGAGGTTTTGCAGAACCCAGATGACGCGGCCCACGGTGCGCTCGGTCATTTCGGCGGCCGGGATGGTCAGGTCGGAGTACTGGCCGTTTTCCGCCTTGAGCAGGAAGGTGTCGCCCTGCATGAATACGCGGCGGATGGTCAGTCCCTGGTGCGGGAAGTACACGGCACACAGATCGCCGTCGGGATGTTCCTTCTGATTGCAGTCGATGCCGACGAATGCTCCGCGGCCGATGACCGGGGCCATGCTTGCGGAGTCGTTTTTCACGACCTGAAGCTTCGGGCGGCAGAAGGATTCGGGCACGGACAGTTCCTCAACGGACTTGGGTTCCCATGCGGCTGCTTCCTTGTTCGCGCCAGCCATGGTGGACACGGGGACCACGCGGCTGCGGGAGTTCATCTTGCCATAGGGAGCCGGGGTTTCCTTGAGCAGGGTGTCTGCCGGAATCTTGGCCTTTGCGTCGTTGATGTAGACAGGCTCGACGCCTTCGGACAGCCAGTCCGGGTCGAGGCCGTGGCTGCGGTAGAGCTTGAGGAACCAGTCTGCCGGAATGGAACACCGGCGTTTGGCGTCGGAGATGCTGGATTGGCGGACATCAAGGACTTCGGCAAGCTGCACCTGGGTGCGCGCGCCAGTGGCCTTCTTGATGCGTTCGAGCGCTTCCTCAAACCATTTCAACTGAGCTTCATCGCATTGTCTTTTCTTTTTGGGCATGTCGGTCCTTTTTTTTGCTGACGATCGTATATTATGTCGCCGCAGGAAATTGCTTGCTTGTCGGGCATGACTGCCGATAGCGATTATACCATTTTTATTTGACGTTTGAATATAGCCTGTACAAGGCTTTCTGCTAAATCGGGAGAAATTCCCGAGTAGATTGGGAGAAAATCCCGGTTTTGTCAAGGTCCTCAAGGGCTGTCATGAGATTAGCTTGTAACCGCGCCAACAAATTGAAGTAAACAAGGGCGAGTTTCCGTTCGTTTTTCCGGGTTTTTCATGAATAAGGAAGAGAATTTTATACTCATGACATAATACTGCCATATATTTCGGAATGAGTATAGATGAAAAGAGTGTCTGTGAATCAAGGATGGCAACAGGAAAAAAGCCCCTATTTCGTGGTTTGTTCTGCTTGAATTATGCAATCTCTTCTTTTTTGCAAAGGCCTGTTGTTCGAAAAGTCGGAATTATTTGTTTCAGAAACAAGCAAACGCCCCGAAATCTTGGATTTCGGGGCGTTTTCTATTCAGGCAGTCAGGCTGCTTGTTTTACTGTATGAGGCTCTGCGCCAGCTTCACGGCCTTTACGGCGTCGGTGGACCAGCCGTCGGCCTGGATGGCGTTGCAGAATTTTTCCGTGACAACGGCACCGCCGATGATGACCTTGGTGTCCATGCCACGCTCGCGTACGAGCTTCACCGTGTCTTCCATGCGTACCATGGTGGTGGTCATGAGTGCGGACAGGCCGATGATGTCCGCCTTGTGCTCGCTGGCGGCGTCGACGATGCGTTCGGCGGGAACGTCCTTGCCGAGGTCGATCACTTCGAAGCCGTAGTTCTTGAGCATCAGGCAGACGATGTTCTTGCCGATGTCGTGGATGTCGCCTTCCACGGTGGCCATGACCACGACCGGCTTGGCTGTTGCCGTGTCGTCTTCCTCAAGGAGCGGCTTGAGGCGTTCGAACGCGGTCTGCATGGTCTCGGCGGACTGGAGCAGTTGCGGCAGGAAGTATTCCTTGCGTTCGTACTTGTCGCCCACTGCGAGGATGCCGGGGATGAGCAGGTCGTTGACGATGTCCATGGCCGCTGTCCCCGCGTCGAGCTCCGTTTCCACAAGGGCGACGATGCCGTCCTTGTTGCCTTTGACCACGGCGGCCTGCACCGGAGCGAGGCCATCGGTGTCCGAAGAACCGCCCGAAGCGGCTGGCGAGGACTGGGACCCCTGTCCGCTGGTCCAGTCGGAGAATTTGCCGATGTACCGTTCGGCCTGCGGGTCGCGGTTCAGAAGCACTTCAGTGGTGTGCAGGGCTTCCTGAATGCGGGCCGAGTTGGGGTTGGAAATGAAGGAGCACAGCCCGGATGCCATGGACACGGACAGGAACGTGGAGTTGAGCAGTTCGCGTGCGGGCAGCCCGAAGGAGATGTTGGACAGCCCGATGGTGGTGGGCAGGTTCCATTTCTCGCGGCAGTAGCGCATGACTTCGAATGAGTGGCGGGCGGCGTCGGGCTTTGACGAGACCGTCAGGGCAAGGGCGTCGACCATGATGAGTCGGCGCGGGATGCCGAGACTGTCGGCCTGGGCGAGCAGGTCGGCGATGACGTTGAGACGCTCGGTGGCGGTCACGGGCAGTTTCTTGCCCACGATGGGCAGCAGGATGAAGGGCGCGCCAAAGAGTTTGCACAGCGGCCCGAGTTCTTCCATCTTGCCCGGTTCGCCGGAAATGGAGTTGACCAGCGGTGAGCCGGGGTAGACCCAGAGTCCGGCTTCCACGGCTGCGGCATCGTTGGAGTCGATGGACAGCGGAGTCTGGAAGCGCCCGTTCAGCGTCTTGACCAGTTCGGGCAACAGGATCCTTTCATCGACCAGCGGGGCGCCCACGTTGACGTCGAGCACGGGGGCGCCGAGGTCAACCTGTTCGCCTGCGAAGCGCAGGGCTTCGGTGAACACGCCTTCCTGCAATTCGGCGGTGAGCTGCTTCTTGCCGGTCGGGTTGATGCGTTCGCCGATGATGACGCCGGGGTGATTGAAGCCCACGGG from uncultured Pseudodesulfovibrio sp. includes the following:
- a CDS encoding homocysteine S-methyltransferase family protein gives rise to the protein MPDFRSILHDDKVYFFDGGYGTLLQSRGLPAGLSPELWGLEAPDVIRGVHQDYIDAGANVLTTNTFGGSRPKLGNDADPYELNKRMTEIARQVAGDNAFVAASIGPTGHFVEPLGDLTFRELVDIYKEQIKGCVDGGADLILGETHFDLAEAKAVVIAARLVCDLPVAMSMTFEGTASLTGTSPLTFVDTMQNMGVELIGTNCSAGPEQMQDTLRAWAPRLETPTFAEANAGLPELNDDGDTVFRLPPEPFAEQACKFAELGAKFIGGCCGTTPDHIRALRAKVGDTAWQKPQKTDDAQLVLTSRSISVPVGFNHPGVIIGERINPTGKKQLTAELQEGVFTEALRFAGEQVDLGAPVLDVNVGAPLVDERILLPELVKTLNGRFQTPLSIDSNDAAAVEAGLWVYPGSPLVNSISGEPGKMEELGPLCKLFGAPFILLPIVGKKLPVTATERLNVIADLLAQADSLGIPRRLIMVDALALTVSSKPDAARHSFEVMRYCREKWNLPTTIGLSNISFGLPARELLNSTFLSVSMASGLCSFISNPNSARIQEALHTTEVLLNRDPQAERYIGKFSDWTSGQGSQSSPAASGGSSDTDGLAPVQAAVVKGNKDGIVALVETELDAGTAAMDIVNDLLIPGILAVGDKYERKEYFLPQLLQSAETMQTAFERLKPLLEEDDTATAKPVVVMATVEGDIHDIGKNIVCLMLKNYGFEVIDLGKDVPAERIVDAASEHKADIIGLSALMTTTMVRMEDTVKLVRERGMDTKVIIGGAVVTEKFCNAIQADGWSTDAVKAVKLAQSLIQ